One part of the Nitrospiraceae bacterium genome encodes these proteins:
- a CDS encoding response regulator, whose translation MTEFKSGFFTGGEACNGRVLVVDDEPDIRKVVRMTLQKAGYEVIEAENGEKAIQAINEGENRLLLDVVICDIRMPKINGAEAIAYFRSNYPRVPLIVLTGFPDTDMATSFLRQGVVDYLVKPVEGEKLKEAVRRAMEERELARL comes from the coding sequence ATGACCGAGTTCAAATCTGGATTCTTCACTGGAGGTGAGGCTTGCAACGGCCGGGTTCTCGTCGTCGACGACGAGCCGGATATCCGCAAAGTAGTAAGAATGACCTTGCAAAAGGCCGGGTATGAGGTGATCGAGGCCGAAAATGGAGAAAAGGCCATTCAGGCGATCAATGAAGGAGAGAACCGCCTCCTGCTGGACGTCGTCATCTGTGACATCCGTATGCCGAAGATCAACGGAGCCGAGGCGATCGCCTACTTCCGCAGCAATTATCCGCGCGTTCCTTTGATCGTGCTGACTGGATTCCCGGATACCGACATGGCGACTTCATTCTTACGGCAAGGCGTCGTGGATTATCTCGTCAAGCCCGTCGAGGGAGAAAAATTGAAAGAGGCAGTCCGGCGTGCGATGGAGGAACGGGAGTTGGCAAGGCTCTAA